From the genome of Hymenobacter cellulosilyticus, one region includes:
- a CDS encoding TetR/AcrR family transcriptional regulator, with amino-acid sequence MHAVLRIDLNEKLYLRNPQDTDLGRRLIAESIRLIDEIGFEHFTFKKLAQRIESTEASLYRYFENKHRLLVYLVSWHWAWLSYQIRFHTHNVASARERLRLILSILTRAHHDDPSTAQLDEAALYRIVVSEASKAYLTKDVDDDNRAGLFREYKRLAAGIVEVVQEINPAYPFPHALVSTLLESARKQQFFAQHLPSLADAGAAGAPENSIHAFLEHLAFAALA; translated from the coding sequence ATGCACGCCGTCCTCCGTATTGACCTCAACGAAAAGCTTTACCTCCGTAACCCGCAGGACACGGACCTGGGCCGCCGCTTGATAGCCGAGAGCATCCGTCTGATTGATGAAATTGGCTTTGAGCACTTTACCTTCAAGAAACTGGCCCAGCGTATTGAATCGACGGAGGCCTCCCTGTACCGGTATTTCGAGAACAAGCACCGCCTGCTGGTGTACCTGGTATCGTGGCACTGGGCCTGGCTTAGCTACCAGATTCGGTTTCATACCCACAACGTAGCCAGTGCCCGGGAGCGGTTGCGCCTGATTCTGAGCATTCTGACCCGAGCCCACCACGACGACCCGTCCACGGCCCAGCTCGATGAGGCTGCCCTCTACCGGATTGTGGTCAGCGAGGCCTCCAAAGCCTACTTGACCAAGGATGTGGACGACGACAACCGGGCCGGGCTATTCCGGGAGTACAAGCGCCTGGCCGCGGGTATCGTGGAGGTGGTGCAGGAAATCAACCCCGCCTACCCCTTCCCCCACGCCTTGGTCAGCACGCTGCTGGAATCGGCCCGCAAGCAGCAGTTTTTCGCCCAGCACCTGCCCTCACTTGCCGACGCCGGCGCCGCTGGGGCGCCCGAAAATTCCATTCACGCCTTTCTCGAGCATTTGGCCTTTGCCGCACTGGCGTAA